The genomic DNA TGGTGGTCACCGAGCTGGAGGCCAAGCGGCACCACCCGGAGCTGGGCTACTTCGCCCGCCAGGCGCTGCGCATGCTGGACGACTACCGGGTCCGCCACGGTCGGCTGGACGAGCCGATCCCGGTCGGGGACCTGGGCGGCACGATCCGGGTCGAGCTGAACCACTCGGACACCTCGATACTGCCGGCCGGCTACCGGGTCGGGGGCGGCGAGGCGGACACCCGGATTCTCGCGGTCGCCCGCAACCTGCAGGCGGAGGGGTACGACGTCACCGTCGTCTCCAAGGACCTGCCGCTGCGGATCAAGGCGAGCTCGGTCGGCCTGCTGGCCGAGGAGTACCGGGCCGAGCTGGCGATCACCTCGGGGTGGACGGGCATGACGGAGCTGCACGTCTCCGGCGACCAGGTGGACACCCTGTTCAACGCGGAGCACGTCCCGGTGGACATCGACGGCGCCGCCGAACTCCCGGTGCACACCGGTCTGGTGCTGCACTCGGAGCGGGGCAGGGCGCTCGGCCGGGTCACCCAGGACGGGCAGGTCCGCCTGGTGCGCGGGGACCGCGAGGCGTTCGGGCTGCGCGGTCGCAGCGCCGAGCAGCGGATCGCGCTGGACGTGCTGCTCGACCCCGAGGTCGGGATCGTCTCGATGGGCGGCCGGGCGGGCACCGGCAAGTCCGCGCTGGCGCTCTGCGCCGGCCTGGAGGCGGTGCTGGAGCGGCAGCAGCACCGCAAGGTGATGGTGTTCCGGCCGTTGTACGCGGTCGGCGGCCAGGAGCTGGGCTACCTGCCGGGCAGTGAGGCGGAGAAGATGGGCCCCTGGGCCCAGGCGGTGTTCGACACCCTCTCCGCGGTCACCACCCCGGACGTGATCGAAGAGGTGATCTCCCGCGGGATGCTGGAGGTTCTCCCGCTCACCCACATCCGCGGGCGCTCGCTGCACGACGCCTTCGTGATCGTGGACGAGGCCCAGTCGCTGGAGCGGAACGTCCTGCTCACCGTGCTGTCCCGGATCGGCCAGGGGTCGCGGGT from Kitasatospora terrestris includes the following:
- a CDS encoding PhoH family protein codes for the protein MVSTKSRRTPDRRTYVLDTSVLLADPLAMTRFEEHEVVLPVVVVTELEAKRHHPELGYFARQALRMLDDYRVRHGRLDEPIPVGDLGGTIRVELNHSDTSILPAGYRVGGGEADTRILAVARNLQAEGYDVTVVSKDLPLRIKASSVGLLAEEYRAELAITSGWTGMTELHVSGDQVDTLFNAEHVPVDIDGAAELPVHTGLVLHSERGRALGRVTQDGQVRLVRGDREAFGLRGRSAEQRIALDVLLDPEVGIVSMGGRAGTGKSALALCAGLEAVLERQQHRKVMVFRPLYAVGGQELGYLPGSEAEKMGPWAQAVFDTLSAVTTPDVIEEVISRGMLEVLPLTHIRGRSLHDAFVIVDEAQSLERNVLLTVLSRIGQGSRVVLTHDVAQRDNLRVGRYDGVVAVVEKLKGHPLFAHITLTRSERSPIAALVTEMLEDIQP